In Stutzerimonas stutzeri, a genomic segment contains:
- a CDS encoding acyl-CoA dehydrogenase family protein, with product MNVNFTAEELAFRDEVRAFLANELPADIAAKVKLGKHMSKEDHQRWQQILVKRGWYAPGWPVELGGTTWGPVEKHIFDEECAAFGAPRSVPFGVNMVAPVIIKFGSQQQKDHYLPRILSGEDWWCQGYSEPGAGSDLASLKTRAVRDGDHYVVNGQKTWTTLGQHANMIFCLVRTDPEAQQQRGISFLLIDMSTPGISVRPIITLDGDHEVNEVFFDNVRVPVENLVGEENQGWTCAKYLLTHERTGLAGIGASKAALAHLKRIAMKEVCDGKPMLEDPLFRAQVAEVEMQLMAIEMSTLRILAAAKEGGVPGAESSILKVKGTEIRQAITSLLRKVIGPYALPFLDEELQLDYEGELLHADYSAALAGDYFNMRKLSIFGGSNEIQKNIVSKMILEL from the coding sequence ATGAACGTCAATTTCACGGCCGAAGAGCTCGCCTTCCGCGATGAAGTGCGCGCCTTCCTGGCAAACGAGCTGCCGGCGGACATCGCCGCCAAGGTCAAGCTCGGCAAGCATATGTCCAAGGAAGATCACCAGCGCTGGCAGCAGATTCTGGTCAAGCGCGGCTGGTACGCACCGGGCTGGCCGGTGGAATTGGGAGGGACGACCTGGGGCCCGGTGGAAAAGCACATCTTCGACGAGGAATGCGCCGCCTTCGGTGCGCCGCGTAGCGTGCCGTTCGGCGTCAACATGGTCGCCCCGGTGATCATCAAGTTCGGCAGCCAGCAGCAGAAAGACCATTACCTGCCGCGCATCCTCTCGGGTGAAGACTGGTGGTGCCAGGGCTATTCCGAGCCGGGAGCCGGTTCCGACCTGGCGAGCCTCAAGACCCGTGCCGTGCGCGATGGTGACCACTACGTCGTCAACGGCCAGAAGACCTGGACCACCCTCGGCCAGCACGCCAACATGATCTTCTGCCTGGTGCGCACCGATCCTGAAGCCCAGCAGCAGCGCGGCATCAGCTTCCTGTTGATCGACATGAGCACGCCGGGCATCAGCGTGCGGCCGATCATTACCCTGGACGGCGACCACGAGGTCAACGAAGTCTTCTTCGATAACGTCCGCGTGCCGGTGGAAAACCTCGTCGGTGAGGAGAACCAGGGCTGGACCTGCGCCAAGTACCTGCTGACCCACGAGCGCACCGGCCTCGCCGGCATCGGCGCCTCGAAAGCGGCGCTTGCGCATCTAAAGCGCATCGCCATGAAGGAAGTCTGCGACGGCAAGCCGATGCTCGAAGACCCGCTCTTCCGCGCTCAAGTGGCGGAAGTCGAGATGCAGCTGATGGCCATCGAGATGAGCACCCTGCGCATTCTCGCGGCGGCGAAGGAGGGCGGCGTGCCCGGCGCCGAATCCTCGATCCTCAAGGTCAAGGGCACCGAGATCCGCCAAGCCATCACCAGCCTGCTGCGCAAGGTCATCGGCCCATACGCATTGCCGTTTCTCGATGAAGAGTTGCAGTTGGATTACGAGGGCGAGCTGCTGCACGCCGACTACAGCGCGGCGCTGGCCGGCGACTATTTCAACATGCGCAAGCTGTCGATCTTCGGCGGCTCCAACGAAATCCAGAAGAACATCGTCTCGAAGATGATTCTCGAGTTGTAA
- a CDS encoding HEAT repeat domain-containing protein encodes MLSELNCPAWLCEVPRTAWLAIWPEDGMLQLALYCALGLGGLTLLVMFQVLLLGEVARRRTVRRQSFNDQWRPFFALCSLGDDLPEPVPALPRNRQLWFLLQWNRTQLQLRGTARERMNRALTALDMDRHALGLLRGRVRGKLIGLTCLRHVADPAHWEAVQPLLLNRNVIVSLAAAQTLIAMDAPRAMQLILPTAVGRSDWALPRLASLCQQAGEQAVTLPLLIALAGSEDPRRERLVGLLIYGDPRHAAPWARARLEEDAAPEQLQVALRCLCELGDPRDRARLLRALQHNHADVRLEALRALHKQARSDDHALFMPLLRDSSWWVRQAAADSLTALPGTTPERLEQLLDQVEDRYGQDALRRAIAEVKR; translated from the coding sequence ATGCTTTCTGAGCTGAACTGTCCGGCCTGGCTTTGCGAGGTGCCGCGCACTGCCTGGCTGGCCATATGGCCAGAAGACGGCATGCTGCAATTGGCGCTCTACTGCGCCTTGGGCCTGGGTGGCCTGACCCTGCTGGTAATGTTCCAGGTCTTGTTGCTGGGTGAGGTCGCTAGGCGCCGTACAGTGCGGCGGCAATCGTTCAACGATCAATGGCGACCTTTCTTCGCGCTGTGCAGCCTCGGTGACGATCTGCCCGAGCCGGTTCCTGCGCTGCCTCGCAATCGCCAGCTGTGGTTTCTGTTGCAGTGGAACCGCACCCAACTGCAATTGCGCGGTACCGCGCGCGAGCGTATGAATCGCGCCCTCACCGCGCTTGATATGGACCGCCACGCCCTGGGATTGCTGCGCGGACGAGTACGAGGCAAGCTGATCGGGCTGACCTGCCTGCGCCACGTTGCCGATCCCGCCCACTGGGAAGCGGTACAACCGTTGCTGCTGAACCGTAACGTAATCGTCTCTCTGGCCGCGGCACAAACGCTGATCGCCATGGATGCGCCCCGTGCGATGCAGTTGATCCTGCCGACCGCCGTAGGGCGTTCCGACTGGGCACTGCCGCGCCTGGCCAGTCTCTGCCAGCAGGCCGGTGAACAAGCTGTGACCCTGCCCTTGCTGATCGCGCTTGCCGGTTCTGAAGATCCACGCCGTGAGCGCTTGGTGGGTTTGCTGATCTATGGCGATCCCCGACACGCAGCGCCGTGGGCGCGCGCGCGTCTGGAGGAAGACGCCGCGCCGGAGCAGTTGCAGGTCGCCCTGCGTTGCCTCTGCGAACTCGGCGATCCACGTGACCGAGCGCGGCTGTTACGCGCGTTGCAGCACAACCACGCTGACGTTCGTCTGGAGGCACTGCGGGCGCTGCACAAGCAGGCGCGCAGTGATGACCACGCGCTGTTCATGCCGCTGCTGCGCGATAGCAGCTGGTGGGTTCGGCAAGCTGCAGCGGACAGTCTGACGGCGCTGCCCGGCACCACGCCGGAACGCCTGGAGCAACTGCTCGATCAGGTGGAAGACCGCTACGGTCAGGATGCACTGCGCCGAGCCATCGCGGAGGTGAAACGGTGA
- a CDS encoding IclR family transcriptional regulator, with translation MSDVEDIENPKDRKFVEALSRGLDVLRAFTHGSVVMGNQDIARITGLPKPTVSRMTYTLTKLGYLSYSQQLEKYQLDSGVLALGYAYVSNLRVRQLAKPYMDEFSRRTNTSVGLTCRDRLSMIYVENCRPPEISTLRMDAGVRLPLATTSAGRAFLAATPEKEREHLMAALETKYGEDWPTMKQSLQESFEEFRQHGFCLSLGDWDRNVMAAGVPLHLADGSIMALTCGAPSFQLSEETLRGSLAHQLEMLARDIESLGV, from the coding sequence ATGAGCGACGTTGAAGACATCGAGAACCCCAAGGACCGCAAGTTCGTCGAGGCCCTGTCTCGCGGCCTTGATGTGTTGCGCGCCTTCACCCACGGCTCGGTGGTGATGGGCAATCAGGATATCGCTCGCATCACTGGCTTGCCCAAGCCCACGGTGTCGCGCATGACCTACACCCTGACCAAGCTCGGCTATCTCAGCTACTCCCAGCAACTGGAAAAATACCAGCTCGATTCCGGCGTGCTGGCCTTGGGTTACGCCTATGTGTCCAATCTGCGCGTGCGCCAGTTGGCCAAGCCCTACATGGACGAGTTTTCTCGTCGCACCAATACCTCTGTGGGCCTCACCTGCCGCGATCGGTTGTCGATGATTTACGTCGAGAACTGCCGTCCACCTGAGATTTCAACGCTGCGCATGGATGCGGGTGTGCGCCTGCCGCTGGCCACCACCTCGGCAGGCCGCGCCTTTCTTGCAGCGACGCCGGAAAAGGAGCGCGAGCACCTGATGGCCGCGCTGGAAACCAAATATGGTGAAGACTGGCCCACCATGAAGCAGTCGTTACAGGAATCCTTCGAGGAGTTCCGCCAGCATGGCTTCTGCCTCTCGCTTGGCGACTGGGATCGCAACGTGATGGCTGCCGGCGTGCCGCTGCACCTGGCCGACGGCAGCATCATGGCGTTGACCTGCGGCGCCCCATCGTTCCAGCTCAGCGAAGAAACGCTGCGGGGCTCGTTGGCGCACCAGCTTGAAATGCTCGCTCGCGACATCGAGAGCCTGGGCGTCTGA
- a CDS encoding TetR/AcrR family transcriptional regulator codes for MARSSRKQEILQAALACFTEHGVEATTIEMIRDRSGASIGSLYHHFGNRERIIAALYLEGIGEYATLLEAGLIETLDAEACVKLFVTRYIDWVVANPEWARFVLHNRGRVEAGEMGEQLREVNRTHSERIAAILRRHRDGGAFRRMPGDCFLAVVIGPCHDMARNWLAGRSRTHIAECRELLADIAWASVRSQRP; via the coding sequence ATGGCCCGAAGTAGCCGCAAGCAAGAGATTCTTCAGGCCGCGCTGGCCTGTTTTACCGAACATGGCGTGGAAGCCACCACCATCGAGATGATCCGCGACCGTTCCGGCGCCAGCATCGGCAGCTTGTATCACCATTTCGGCAATCGCGAGCGCATCATCGCCGCGTTGTATCTGGAAGGCATTGGCGAATACGCCACGTTGCTGGAGGCAGGGCTGATCGAGACGCTGGATGCCGAAGCCTGCGTCAAGCTGTTCGTCACCCGCTATATCGACTGGGTGGTGGCGAACCCGGAGTGGGCGCGCTTCGTCTTGCATAACCGCGGCCGGGTCGAAGCGGGGGAGATGGGCGAGCAATTGCGCGAGGTGAATCGAACCCACAGTGAGCGAATCGCTGCGATTCTGCGGCGCCATCGGGACGGCGGCGCCTTTCGACGCATGCCCGGGGACTGCTTTCTCGCTGTGGTGATCGGGCCTTGCCACGACATGGCCCGTAACTGGCTGGCGGGACGCTCACGCACTCACATAGCCGAATGCCGCGAGCTGCTCGCCGACATCGCCTGGGCAAGCGTCAGAAGTCAGCGGCCTTAA
- the rpmB gene encoding 50S ribosomal protein L28: MSRVCQVTGKGPVTGNNISHANNKTRRRFLPNLQHHRFWVESENRFVRLRLTAKGMRVIDKRGIDAVLAEIRARGEKV, encoded by the coding sequence ATGTCGAGAGTCTGTCAAGTTACCGGTAAGGGTCCGGTAACCGGGAACAACATTTCCCACGCGAACAACAAAACCCGTCGTCGTTTTCTGCCGAACCTGCAGCATCACCGCTTCTGGGTCGAGTCCGAGAACCGCTTCGTACGTCTGCGCCTGACCGCCAAGGGCATGCGCGTTATCGACAAGCGCGGCATCGATGCTGTTCTGGCTGAAATCCGCGCTCGCGGCGAAAAGGTTTAA
- a CDS encoding glycosyltransferase family 2 protein, with the protein MSGSWLWWLQVGFILYFLLLNGMYLLLNLLSMVSLTGYIRQRSETGEIAPYLGVEPPVSVLMPAFNEEATIRTSVRSMLQLQYPEFEVVVINDGSKDNTLAVLIDEFELVPHPEPLRQAVAHQPVATIYRSRRYGNLRVIDKANGGKADALNAGINAARHGLFCGVDADSILQRDSLLRVVQPFLEDERTVAAGGTVRIANGSEVRGGFLIRSGLPSNWLARFQIVEYLRAFLFGRLGWSPMNAVLIISGAFGLFDKERVMDVGGYRTDTVGEDMELVVRLHRYHREKRIPYRIRYLPDPICWTECPEDIGTLGRQRSRWQRGLAESLSRHARLAFSLRGGAPGWLAWPFMALFEWLGPVIELVGYGFMIGGFMLGAVSYAALATFLLVAIGMGILLSVNGLLLETMSFRVYERRRDMLRLFLMAVLENFGYRQLNTLWRCRGLWQWFSRRKHQWGVMRRSGRWGQ; encoded by the coding sequence GTGAGTGGCAGTTGGCTGTGGTGGCTGCAAGTGGGGTTCATCCTCTATTTTCTACTGCTCAACGGCATGTACCTGCTGCTCAATCTGCTGTCGATGGTGAGCCTGACGGGCTACATCCGCCAGCGCAGCGAAACCGGCGAAATCGCGCCCTACCTCGGTGTCGAACCACCGGTGTCGGTACTGATGCCCGCCTTCAATGAAGAGGCGACAATTCGCACCTCGGTGCGCTCGATGTTGCAATTGCAGTACCCCGAATTCGAAGTGGTGGTGATCAACGACGGCTCGAAGGACAACACCCTGGCCGTACTGATTGACGAATTCGAGCTGGTGCCGCATCCCGAGCCGCTGCGCCAGGCCGTCGCCCACCAGCCGGTTGCGACCATCTATCGCTCGCGCCGCTATGGCAACCTGCGAGTCATCGACAAGGCCAACGGCGGCAAAGCGGATGCGCTCAACGCCGGGATCAACGCCGCACGTCACGGTTTGTTCTGTGGCGTCGACGCCGATTCAATTCTGCAACGCGACAGCCTGCTGCGAGTGGTGCAGCCGTTTCTGGAAGACGAGCGCACCGTGGCGGCAGGCGGCACTGTGCGCATCGCCAACGGCTCGGAAGTGCGCGGCGGCTTTCTGATCCGTTCCGGCTTGCCGAGCAACTGGCTGGCACGCTTCCAGATCGTCGAATACTTGCGCGCCTTTCTGTTCGGCCGCCTCGGCTGGTCGCCGATGAACGCGGTGCTGATCATTTCCGGCGCCTTCGGCCTGTTCGACAAAGAGCGGGTCATGGACGTTGGCGGCTATCGCACCGACACGGTCGGCGAGGACATGGAGCTCGTGGTGCGGCTGCATCGCTATCACCGGGAAAAGCGCATTCCCTACCGCATCCGCTACCTACCGGACCCGATTTGCTGGACCGAATGCCCGGAAGACATCGGCACCCTGGGCCGCCAGCGCAGCCGCTGGCAGCGCGGGCTGGCGGAAAGCCTGAGCCGCCACGCCCGCCTCGCCTTCAGCCTGCGCGGAGGCGCGCCGGGCTGGCTGGCCTGGCCGTTCATGGCGCTGTTCGAGTGGCTGGGGCCAGTGATCGAGCTGGTCGGCTACGGCTTCATGATCGGGGGGTTCATGCTTGGCGCGGTCTCCTACGCGGCGCTGGCGACCTTCCTGCTTGTCGCTATCGGCATGGGCATTCTGCTGTCGGTGAATGGGCTGCTGCTGGAGACCATGTCGTTCCGCGTCTACGAGCGCCGCCGCGACATGCTGCGGTTGTTCCTTATGGCCGTGCTGGAGAACTTCGGCTATCGCCAGCTGAATACCCTTTGGCGTTGTCGCGGGCTCTGGCAGTGGTTTTCACGGCGCAAACATCAATGGGGCGTAATGCGCCGTAGCGGGCGGTGGGGGCAGTAG
- a CDS encoding acyl-CoA dehydrogenase family protein, whose amino-acid sequence MDFKLTEEQQMLQDTAARLVRDAYPFEQREKFSESELGFSSEFWSQLGELGLTAVPFAEEIGGFGGGGVEIMLVMTELGRGLTLEPYLQSVIYGGGLLSQLGSEAQIQDLLPQVAAGSLQLAVAVDEPQSHYNLNDVQTKAEAVDGGYCLSGRKAVVIGGHSAGLLIVSARTAGDSRDEAGISLFLVDPNAEGVSRRVYPTIDGRKGCELFLDNVQVGADALLGEIGNALPALRYQQGRAIAAQCADALGSMDEACKLTLDYLKTRKQFGVPIGKFQVLQHRMVDMQTELEQATSMAILAATFADGEDNDDRRRIIAAAKYICARAARKVAEEAIQLHGGIGMTWEYNLAHHAKRLVMIAHQFGDDDHHLMAYAKLMQVA is encoded by the coding sequence ATGGACTTCAAACTGACTGAAGAGCAGCAAATGCTGCAAGACACCGCGGCGCGTCTGGTGCGCGACGCCTACCCGTTCGAACAGCGCGAGAAATTCAGCGAATCGGAACTGGGCTTTTCGTCCGAGTTCTGGTCCCAGCTGGGCGAACTCGGCCTGACGGCCGTGCCGTTCGCCGAAGAGATCGGTGGTTTTGGCGGCGGCGGCGTGGAAATCATGCTGGTGATGACCGAGCTGGGCCGTGGCCTGACGCTGGAGCCGTACCTGCAATCGGTCATCTATGGCGGCGGCTTGCTCAGCCAGCTGGGCAGCGAGGCGCAGATACAGGATCTGCTGCCGCAGGTCGCGGCTGGTTCGCTGCAATTGGCGGTCGCTGTCGATGAGCCGCAGAGTCACTACAACCTCAACGACGTGCAGACCAAAGCCGAGGCGGTCGACGGCGGCTATTGCCTGTCCGGACGCAAGGCCGTGGTCATTGGCGGGCACAGTGCCGGGCTGCTCATCGTCTCCGCGCGCACGGCCGGCGATAGCCGTGACGAAGCCGGGATCAGTCTGTTCCTTGTCGATCCGAACGCCGAGGGCGTCAGCCGTCGCGTCTACCCGACCATCGACGGGCGCAAGGGCTGCGAGTTGTTCCTTGACAACGTTCAGGTCGGTGCTGATGCGCTGCTCGGCGAAATCGGCAACGCGCTCCCGGCGCTGCGCTACCAGCAGGGCCGCGCCATCGCCGCGCAATGCGCCGATGCGCTGGGCAGCATGGACGAGGCCTGCAAGCTGACCCTCGACTACCTCAAGACGCGCAAGCAGTTCGGCGTGCCGATCGGCAAGTTCCAGGTCCTGCAGCACCGCATGGTGGACATGCAGACCGAGCTGGAGCAGGCCACCAGCATGGCGATCCTCGCCGCGACCTTTGCCGACGGCGAAGACAACGACGACCGCCGTCGCATCATTGCCGCCGCCAAATACATCTGCGCCCGCGCCGCGCGTAAGGTGGCAGAGGAAGCAATCCAGCTGCATGGCGGCATCGGCATGACCTGGGAATACAACCTCGCCCACCACGCCAAGCGCCTGGTGATGATCGCCCACCAGTTCGGTGACGACGACCATCATCTGATGGCCTACGCGAAGTTGATGCAGGTGGCGTAA
- a CDS encoding serine aminopeptidase domain-containing protein, producing MATIQAEARVIDNGNGHPLASCWYKPAGTARGAVLIAPAMAVKQDFYAHFAGWLAERGFLVVTFDYLGMGRSRHIPLRQLDVNVLDWARHDCSAVLATVADTAGELPLYWIGHSVGAQILPLVEGHERLTRIVTIAAGSGYWRENSPQIRRQAWLLWHGLAPLLTSVFGYFPGGRIGAVGDLPAGVIRQWRRWCLHPEYLVGIEGEPMRRAFAAVQTPLTSLSFTDDEMMSARNTASLHGFYTGAPKSMHRIAPSEIGAERIGHFGFFRRAFATTLWTNYLLPELEQTYRNQAPALDAAL from the coding sequence ATGGCGACGATACAGGCTGAAGCACGCGTGATCGACAACGGCAACGGCCACCCGTTGGCTAGCTGCTGGTACAAGCCCGCTGGCACAGCACGCGGCGCCGTGCTGATCGCCCCGGCTATGGCTGTTAAACAGGACTTCTACGCTCATTTCGCCGGCTGGCTCGCCGAACGCGGTTTTCTGGTGGTGACCTTCGACTACCTCGGCATGGGCCGGTCCCGCCATATTCCTCTACGCCAACTCGATGTGAACGTCCTCGACTGGGCCCGCCACGACTGCAGTGCCGTACTGGCCACGGTCGCGGACACAGCCGGGGAGCTACCGCTCTATTGGATAGGCCACAGTGTCGGCGCGCAGATTCTCCCCTTGGTAGAAGGCCATGAGCGACTCACCCGTATCGTGACCATTGCCGCAGGTAGCGGTTACTGGCGCGAAAACAGCCCACAGATTCGCCGCCAAGCCTGGTTGCTCTGGCATGGGCTGGCCCCGCTGCTTACCTCTGTGTTCGGCTATTTCCCCGGCGGGCGTATCGGCGCGGTCGGCGATCTGCCAGCCGGAGTCATTCGTCAGTGGCGTCGCTGGTGCCTGCATCCCGAATACCTGGTTGGCATCGAGGGTGAACCCATGCGCCGCGCGTTTGCCGCCGTGCAGACGCCATTGACGTCCCTGTCGTTTACCGACGACGAGATGATGTCGGCACGCAACACTGCATCACTGCACGGCTTTTACACCGGCGCGCCAAAGAGCATGCACCGCATCGCTCCGAGCGAGATCGGCGCGGAGCGCATCGGCCACTTCGGCTTCTTCCGCCGAGCCTTCGCGACTACGCTCTGGACGAATTATTTGTTGCCGGAGCTGGAGCAAACATATCGAAACCAGGCACCAGCCTTGGATGCGGCGCTATAG
- a CDS encoding aldehyde dehydrogenase: MTTLTLADWQQRARDLRIEGRAFIQGEYTASSAAASFDCISPVDGRVLAQVASCDEADADRAVISARMAFESGVWSRMAPAKRKAVMIRFADLLEANAQELALLETLDMGKPISDALGVDIPGAARALRWSGEAIDKIYDEVAATPHNQLGLVTREPVGVVAAIVPWNFPLMMACWKLGPALSTGNSVVLKPSEKSPLSAIRVAQLAIEAGIPPGVLNVLPGYGHTVGKALALHMDVDTLVFTGSTRVAKQLMIYAGESNMKRVWLEAGGKSPNIVFADAPDLQAAAESAAGAIAFNQGEVCTAGSRLLVESSVKERFLPLVVEALKGWKPGNPLDPATNVGALVDTQQLDTVLGYIEAGRKDGAQVLIGGQRTLQDTGGLYVEPTIFDGVSNAMKIAREEIFGPVLSVITFDTAAEAVAIANDTPYGLAAAVWTADLSKAHLTAKALRAGSVWVNQYDGGDMTAPFGGFKQSGNGRDKSLHAFDKYTELKATWIKL, translated from the coding sequence ATGACCACCCTGACACTCGCCGACTGGCAACAGCGTGCCCGCGACCTACGAATTGAAGGCCGCGCTTTCATCCAGGGCGAATATACGGCGTCCAGCGCGGCGGCCAGTTTCGATTGCATCAGCCCGGTCGATGGGCGTGTGCTGGCACAGGTGGCGAGCTGTGACGAGGCCGATGCCGATCGCGCCGTGATCAGCGCGCGCATGGCGTTCGAATCGGGCGTCTGGTCGCGCATGGCACCGGCCAAGCGCAAGGCGGTGATGATCCGATTCGCCGACCTATTAGAAGCCAATGCGCAAGAACTGGCGCTGCTGGAAACCCTCGACATGGGCAAGCCGATCAGCGATGCCCTGGGTGTGGATATCCCAGGCGCGGCGCGGGCGTTGCGCTGGTCCGGCGAGGCGATCGACAAGATCTACGATGAAGTGGCGGCTACCCCGCATAACCAGCTGGGCCTGGTCACCCGCGAGCCGGTCGGCGTGGTAGCAGCCATCGTGCCGTGGAACTTCCCGCTGATGATGGCCTGCTGGAAACTCGGCCCGGCCCTGTCCACTGGTAACTCGGTGGTGCTCAAGCCGTCCGAGAAATCGCCACTGAGCGCAATCCGCGTAGCGCAGCTGGCCATCGAGGCGGGCATCCCGCCGGGCGTGCTCAATGTGTTGCCAGGCTATGGCCACACCGTGGGCAAGGCGCTGGCGCTGCATATGGACGTCGACACGCTGGTCTTCACCGGCTCCACCCGGGTCGCCAAGCAGCTGATGATCTACGCTGGCGAGTCGAACATGAAGCGTGTCTGGCTGGAAGCGGGCGGCAAGAGCCCGAACATTGTCTTCGCCGATGCGCCGGACCTGCAGGCGGCTGCGGAGTCGGCGGCCGGTGCCATTGCTTTCAATCAGGGCGAGGTTTGCACCGCCGGCTCGCGCCTGCTGGTCGAGAGTTCGGTCAAGGAGCGCTTCTTGCCACTGGTGGTCGAGGCGCTCAAGGGTTGGAAGCCGGGCAATCCGCTGGACCCTGCCACCAACGTCGGCGCCCTGGTCGATACCCAGCAACTGGATACCGTGCTGGGCTACATCGAGGCGGGGCGTAAGGATGGTGCTCAGGTGCTTATTGGCGGTCAGCGGACCCTGCAGGACACCGGCGGCCTTTACGTCGAACCGACTATTTTCGATGGCGTCAGCAATGCAATGAAGATCGCTCGGGAAGAAATCTTCGGCCCAGTGCTGTCGGTGATCACCTTCGACACCGCGGCCGAGGCCGTGGCCATCGCCAACGACACCCCGTACGGCCTTGCCGCGGCGGTATGGACGGCGGATCTGTCCAAGGCCCACCTGACCGCCAAGGCACTGCGCGCCGGCAGTGTCTGGGTCAATCAGTATGACGGCGGCGACATGACCGCGCCGTTCGGCGGCTTCAAGCAATCCGGCAACGGTCGCGACAAGTCGCTGCATGCCTTCGACAAATACACCGAGCTGAAGGCCACCTGGATCAAGCTGTAA
- the rpmG gene encoding 50S ribosomal protein L33, whose protein sequence is MRDLIRLVSSAGTGHFYTTDKNKRTTPDKLEIKKFDPVVRKHVMYKEAKIK, encoded by the coding sequence ATGCGTGATCTGATCCGTTTGGTGTCCAGCGCCGGTACCGGCCATTTCTACACCACCGACAAAAACAAGCGCACTACCCCCGACAAGCTCGAAATCAAGAAATTCGATCCTGTCGTGCGTAAGCACGTGATGTACAAGGAAGCCAAGATCAAGTAA
- a CDS encoding aspartate aminotransferase family protein, giving the protein MVNDSAAPAEHFWMPFTANRQFRGSPRLLERAEGMYYIDSDGRQVIDGTAGLWCCNAGHGRREITEAVSRQIAQMDFAPTFQMGHPLAFELAERLAQISPAGLNRVFFTNSGSESADTALKIALAYQRAIGQGSRTRLIGRELAYHGVGFGGISVGGMANNRKAFGALLPGVDHLPHTLDLQRNAFTRGLPEHGVERAEELERLVTLHGAENIAAVIVEPMSGSAGVILPPLGYLQRLREITAKHGILLIFDEVITGFGRVGEAFAAQRWGVTPDIITCAKGLTNGAIPMGAVFVDEKIHDAFMHGPESAIEFFHGYTYSGHPVACAAALAALEIYQRENLFQKAVEIESYWQDALFSLQGLPNVTDIRTVGLVAGIQFAAHPEGAGKRGYEVFRQCFEDGLLARASGDTIALSPALIVEREHIDAMIERLADAIRKAG; this is encoded by the coding sequence ATGGTCAACGATTCCGCCGCGCCTGCCGAACATTTCTGGATGCCCTTCACCGCTAATCGCCAGTTCAGAGGGAGTCCGCGCCTGCTCGAACGCGCCGAGGGCATGTATTACATCGACAGCGACGGACGCCAAGTGATTGATGGCACCGCAGGGCTCTGGTGCTGCAACGCCGGACATGGCCGTCGCGAGATCACCGAGGCGGTCAGCCGACAGATCGCACAGATGGACTTTGCGCCGACATTCCAGATGGGTCATCCGCTGGCTTTCGAGCTGGCCGAACGCCTGGCGCAGATCAGTCCGGCGGGGCTGAACCGGGTGTTCTTCACCAACTCAGGCTCGGAGTCCGCCGACACCGCACTGAAAATCGCGCTGGCCTACCAGCGGGCCATCGGCCAGGGCAGCCGCACCCGTCTCATCGGCCGAGAACTGGCCTATCACGGCGTCGGCTTCGGCGGCATTTCAGTCGGCGGCATGGCCAACAACCGCAAGGCTTTCGGCGCGCTGCTGCCAGGCGTCGACCATCTGCCGCATACGCTCGACCTGCAGCGCAATGCCTTCACCCGCGGCCTGCCCGAGCATGGCGTGGAACGGGCCGAGGAGCTTGAGCGACTGGTCACGCTGCATGGTGCGGAGAACATCGCCGCGGTGATCGTCGAGCCGATGTCCGGCTCGGCCGGGGTCATCCTGCCGCCGCTGGGCTATTTGCAACGATTGCGCGAAATCACCGCCAAACACGGCATCCTGCTGATATTCGATGAGGTGATCACGGGCTTTGGCCGCGTCGGTGAAGCCTTCGCCGCGCAGCGCTGGGGTGTCACGCCGGACATCATCACCTGTGCCAAGGGCCTGACCAACGGCGCGATCCCGATGGGTGCGGTGTTCGTCGACGAGAAGATTCATGACGCCTTCATGCACGGCCCGGAAAGCGCCATCGAGTTTTTCCACGGTTATACCTATTCCGGCCACCCGGTGGCGTGTGCCGCGGCACTGGCGGCCTTGGAGATCTACCAGCGCGAAAACTTGTTCCAGAAAGCCGTCGAGATCGAAAGCTATTGGCAGGACGCCCTGTTCAGCCTGCAGGGACTGCCCAACGTCACCGATATCCGCACCGTTGGCCTGGTTGCCGGTATCCAGTTCGCCGCTCACCCTGAGGGCGCCGGCAAGCGCGGCTACGAGGTGTTCCGCCAATGCTTCGAGGATGGCCTGTTGGCCCGCGCCAGCGGAGACACCATCGCGCTGTCGCCGGCGCTGATCGTCGAGCGCGAACACATCGATGCCATGATCGAGCGCCTCGCCGATGCGATCCGCAAGGCTGGCTGA